The window CGAAGCATTCCGCCGGCTGGAGGCGCAGGGACTGGCCGCCAGCATTCCGCGCCGGGGTGTCCGGGTTGCGGATTTCGGCCTTGACGATGTGCGCGAAGTTGCGGAAATGCGCGCCGCCCTCGAGGTTCTGGCGCTGCGCCACGCCATTCCCAACATGACGTCCGCCATTCTCGACCAGGCGGAAGCCGCGACACTCGAAGGCGATAGCGCCGTCGATGTGCAGCATTGGGAGGAGGCCAACCGCCGCTTCCATCGCCTCATCACGGCGCCCTGCAACATGCCGCGCCTGATGGAGGCGATCGACGGTCTGCATGCGGCGAGCGCCCGCTTCCTGTTTTCCGCCTGGCGCGCCGGCTGGGAGCGCCGCACCGATACCGATCACCGCGCGATCATCGATGCGCTGCGCGGCGGCCGCGCCGAAGAGGCGGTGCGTATCCTTGACGGCCACGTGCAATGGATCGGTCGCAAGGCGATCCGCACCTCGTCCGGCTCGGTGCGCGACGCCTTCGCCATCGTCGGATAGGGCAGGCCTGTGACCGTCCGCCTCCGGCCCCACCATCTTCTCTGTATGCTCACCTATGTGGGCAAAGGTTATACGTCCGGCTTCGTCGAAAATTACGACCGTGTCGCCGCCCGCCTGAATGCCGGCGCGGAAGATATCGAGCTGGTGGATGGGCCGGATGATATTTGCGAAGGCCTGCTGTGTGAAAGCCATGCCCACTGTTTCAACGAAGGTGTGGTGCAGCGGGATGAGACGGCCCGCCTTTCGGTGTCAGTGCTTTTGGGCGAGGCACTGATCGCCGGCAAGCGGCTGCAGGCGACGCCTGACTTTCTCGCGAAGATGCGTCTGGCTTTCGCCGCAGGCGAGATCAGGCAGGCCTGTCGAGGCTGTCAGTGGATAAGGCTGTGCGACCGTATCGCGGCGTCAGGCTTCTCAGGTGTGAAAATCGGCGAA is drawn from Agrobacterium tumefaciens and contains these coding sequences:
- a CDS encoding GntR family transcriptional regulator; translation: MPKPVKTTPEDTIAARISRTLADRIVRGELSPGERLRQDHIAAEFGASHVPVREAFRRLEAQGLAASIPRRGVRVADFGLDDVREVAEMRAALEVLALRHAIPNMTSAILDQAEAATLEGDSAVDVQHWEEANRRFHRLITAPCNMPRLMEAIDGLHAASARFLFSAWRAGWERRTDTDHRAIIDALRGGRAEEAVRILDGHVQWIGRKAIRTSSGSVRDAFAIVG
- a CDS encoding DUF1284 domain-containing protein; amino-acid sequence: MLTYVGKGYTSGFVENYDRVAARLNAGAEDIELVDGPDDICEGLLCESHAHCFNEGVVQRDETARLSVSVLLGEALIAGKRLQATPDFLAKMRLAFAAGEIRQACRGCQWIRLCDRIAASGFSGVKIGERPEPPAGRRPRPTPAHSSRFSRRP